One region of Wyeomyia smithii strain HCP4-BCI-WySm-NY-G18 chromosome 3, ASM2978416v1, whole genome shotgun sequence genomic DNA includes:
- the LOC129727006 gene encoding uncharacterized protein LOC129727006 produces the protein MELVLSKKKSLYAACKAYGIPQSTVRYRLSGKWTRKARKGPPTVLTGDEEQKLVQYLKTMEKKGFPVVKELLLHKVKTFFGTNSRPNPFTNNVPGRKWLEGFLRRHREITFRTPETVSSANSKVKEADIRGWFTNVASYLEEDNLMSAASDATRIYNGDETSFYLHPQTKAVLASRGNKNVYECEHADGHKNITVMFTFGAHGSVVPPVVVIPMQPLSVEVLQKFPGEWGISKSAKGWMDTANFMLYVRNVFYPHLQSKKVQFPVLYFVDGHSSHTTAEVADLCLDLGIVLIALYPNTTRITQPADVAIFKPLKSAWKTAVSEWRLENGGENILLKHFPDVLQKAMNKGIKTASVKNGFRVCGLFSFGPENVDYDKSTSENPNKPVAQETDKELSTFNSVEVNPELNEEKKGQDVIIEDSVIIPTSIIKTAIDCIGRERINSFSSGSVLSAGGEIIRQLYEMLLMPIDSQLLSSTTPEMTVSSDYISLQRIIQHLMRR, from the exons ATGGAGCTGGTCCTCTCTAAGAAAAAGTCACTGTACGCAGCATGCAAAGCTTATGGCATCCCTCAGTCTACCGTTCGTTACCGACTTAGTGGCAAGTGGACCAGAAAAGCCCGGAAAGGGCCACCGACTGTTCTAACAGGAGACGAAGAACAGAAACTCGTGCAATATTTGAAAACGATGGAGAAGAAAGGATTTCCGGTAGTTAAGGAATTACTTCTGCATAAAGTGAAGACATTCTTCGGAACGAATTCTCGACCCAATCCGTTCACGAACAATGTCCCAG GTCGAAAATGGCTGGAAGGATTCCTTCGCCGGCATCGTGAAATCACTTTCCGCACGCCAGAAACTGTGTCTTCCGCAAATTCTAAAGTAAAAGAGGCAGACATTCGCGGATGGTTCACGAACGTAGCATCATATCTCGAGGAAGACAACCTTATGTCAGCCGCATCGGATGCAACCCGCATATACAACGGCGATGAAACGTCATTCTACCTACACCCACAAACTAAAGCCGTGCTAGCTAGCCGTGGCAATAAGAATGTGTATGAATGCGAGCATGCAGACGGGCACAAAAACATAACAGTAATGTTTACCTTCGGAGCACACGGATcagttgtacctccagtagttgTTATTCCTATGCAGCCCCTTTCTGTGGAAGTATTGCAGAAGTTCCCCGGAGAGTGGGGTATTAGCAAAAGTGCAAAGGGGTGGATGGATACCGCCAACTTTATGCTATACGTCAGGAACGTTTTCTACCCTCATCTTCAAAGTAAAAAAGTGCAGTTCCCAGTGCTGTATTTCGTGGATGGTCACTCTTCACACACGACTGCGGAGGTGGCCGATCTGTGCTTGGATTTGGGTATTGTGCTGATTGCTTTATATCCAAACACTACGAGAATAACTCAGCCAGCAGACGTCGCCATTTTTAAACCATTGAAAAGTGCCTGGAAGACTGCCGTATCGGAGTGGCGGCTGGAAAATGGAGGTGAAAATATACTGCTGAAACACTTTCCTGACGTACTGCAAAAGGCTATGAACAAAGGAATCAAAACGGCCAGTGTTAAGAACGGGTTCAGAGTTTGCGGATTATTCTCTTTTGGTCCTGAAAATGTGGATTACGACAAGTCAACTAGCGAAAACCCTAATAAACCAGTAGCTCAAGAAACAGACAAGGAACTTTCCACCTTCAATTCAGTAGAGGTCAATCCTGAATTGaatgaggaaaaaaaaggaCAAGATGTAATTATTGAAGATTCGGTTATCATTCCAACTTCAATAATCAAAACTGCTATAGATTGCATTGGTAGGGAGCGCATTAACAGCTTTAGTAGCGGTTCTGTCTTATCTGCAGGAGGAGAAATCATCCGGCAGCTATATGAAATGCTGTTGATGCCTATTGATTCGCAGTTATTGAGCAGTACGACTCCAGAGATGACTGTGTCAAGTGACTACATATCTCTCCAGAGGATAATCCAACATTTAATGAGGAGGTAG